A single region of the Thermodesulfatator indicus DSM 15286 genome encodes:
- a CDS encoding S66 peptidase family protein: protein MNKPVLFIGARGAVFSPAGVPDPKKIANGVNFLKTWGLEIDVDPECFKNCRYLAGRDEERALHLVSLLEKPYTFLWASRGGYGSLRLLPLLDELIERIRHPVWIIGFSDVSILLNYFFSRFGLLTLHAPVISSIFEVSLCTLAVLKNTLFGRKRVFLIGEVWREGEAQGLLIGGNLVSVASLLGSRWAPDFSGKILFLEEVNEDLYRLDRLVTQLYNYGVFEEISGLALGEFKGVNYQEIIPLFKEVFNGPILAGLPVGHGIKNYPLVIGARTHLCTRYGQAYLLQDIY, encoded by the coding sequence ATGAATAAACCTGTTTTGTTTATCGGAGCTAGAGGCGCAGTTTTTTCGCCAGCAGGCGTTCCAGACCCTAAAAAAATAGCCAATGGAGTAAACTTTTTGAAAACCTGGGGTCTTGAAATAGACGTTGACCCTGAGTGTTTTAAAAATTGCCGTTACCTTGCGGGAAGAGACGAAGAAAGGGCCTTACATCTTGTCTCTCTCCTTGAAAAGCCCTATACCTTTCTTTGGGCCAGCCGCGGAGGATATGGTTCCTTGCGCCTTTTGCCTTTACTTGACGAACTTATAGAGAGAATCAGACATCCTGTCTGGATAATCGGTTTTAGTGATGTGAGCATCCTGCTCAATTATTTCTTTTCCCGTTTTGGTCTGCTGACACTTCATGCGCCGGTTATATCTTCTATCTTTGAAGTAAGCCTTTGCACTCTGGCAGTCCTCAAAAACACTCTCTTTGGCCGAAAGAGAGTGTTTCTTATAGGTGAAGTATGGCGTGAAGGTGAGGCCCAGGGGCTACTTATTGGCGGGAATCTGGTCTCTGTGGCAAGTCTATTAGGTAGCCGCTGGGCTCCTGATTTTTCGGGAAAAATTCTTTTCCTCGAAGAGGTAAACGAGGACCTCTATCGCCTGGATCGTCTTGTCACTCAGCTCTATAATTACGGGGTGTTTGAAGAAATTTCTGGTCTTGCTTTGGGTGAGTTCAAAGGTGTTAATTATCAGGAAATAATCCCTCTGTTTAAGGAGGTTTTTAATGGCCCCATATTGGCAGGGCTTCCGGTGGGCCACGGTATAAAAAATTATCCCCTTGTCATTGGCGCAAGAACCCATCTTTGCACTCGCTACGGCCAGGCCTATTTACTCCAGGATATCTATTAA
- a CDS encoding type III pantothenate kinase, with translation MILAVDIGNTNTTCGFFAEDELLFRFRLFSSLNQTADELALRLNGLLELRGKSLADIKHLLIGSVVPPLTKTWLEMASIYGIEDVKVATPEKIGIPVKLRYPCEVGVDRVLNALAGWHKYRQSLIIVDYGTATTFDCISEKGEYLGGAIAPGVMAAAETLFKKTSKLPRLEFSKVPEEIIGKDTISAMRTGVLWGFAALTDGLITRLAGEFEKKPYVIATGGLAKLMARLSLQIKEVEPDLTLEGLVIWFKKKNE, from the coding sequence GTGATTCTTGCCGTTGACATAGGGAACACCAATACTACCTGCGGTTTTTTTGCCGAAGATGAGCTCCTTTTTCGTTTTCGCCTCTTTTCAAGCTTAAATCAAACGGCTGATGAGCTGGCCTTACGTTTAAACGGTTTATTAGAACTTAGAGGAAAAAGCCTTGCCGATATAAAGCACCTTCTTATTGGCTCGGTGGTCCCACCACTTACTAAAACATGGCTTGAGATGGCTTCTATTTATGGTATTGAAGATGTAAAAGTGGCCACTCCAGAAAAAATAGGCATTCCCGTAAAGCTTAGATATCCTTGTGAGGTGGGAGTTGATAGGGTCTTAAATGCCCTTGCTGGCTGGCATAAATATCGCCAGAGCTTGATAATCGTTGATTACGGCACGGCTACCACTTTTGATTGTATTTCTGAAAAAGGGGAATATCTTGGCGGGGCTATTGCTCCAGGAGTCATGGCTGCGGCTGAGACCCTTTTTAAAAAGACTTCAAAACTACCAAGACTAGAGTTCTCCAAGGTTCCTGAAGAAATAATCGGAAAAGACACCATCTCCGCCATGAGGACCGGGGTCCTCTGGGGTTTTGCGGCCTTAACTGACGGGCTTATTACCCGCCTGGCCGGGGAGTTTGAAAAAAAACCTTACGTTATAGCCACCGGGGGCCTTGCCAAACTCATGGCCAGATTATCTTTACAAATAAAGGAGGTAGAACCAGATCTGACTTTAGAGGGGCTGGTCATTTGGTTTAAAAAGAAAAATGAATAA
- a CDS encoding 50S ribosomal protein L11 methyltransferase — protein sequence MLRGHHKRYHKLYLYSFDRKHPALHEIDDEDFIGCWEEDGLAIVFFHKPKDALLDRLAKELGLTIEDRAEVSYDEWSEGRKISCLKFGDIVLRPVWEEGPGLKFDPGVVFGSGNHPTTKLCLSWIYKLWQEYGPFEKVADLGCGAGLLSLLSASLGAQVLAVDFNPLCVELTRKNLALNHLEHRATVYCEDVKKLVPFEADLVIANLFKGLLLDLFGLPSFWQNRYYLFSGFSPAMEKELREALWPKARIKGREEENGWVIWFVENEV from the coding sequence ATGCTGAGAGGACACCATAAAAGATACCATAAACTTTATCTTTATTCTTTTGACCGGAAGCATCCGGCGCTTCACGAAATCGACGACGAAGATTTCATAGGTTGCTGGGAAGAAGATGGCCTTGCTATCGTCTTTTTTCATAAGCCTAAAGATGCCCTGCTGGATCGCCTAGCTAAAGAGCTTGGCCTTACCATAGAAGACAGGGCTGAAGTCTCTTACGACGAATGGAGTGAGGGGCGTAAAATCTCATGCCTCAAGTTTGGCGATATTGTCCTGCGGCCGGTGTGGGAAGAAGGGCCTGGCCTTAAGTTTGATCCCGGTGTGGTCTTTGGTTCGGGCAACCATCCAACCACCAAACTCTGCCTTTCCTGGATATACAAACTATGGCAAGAATATGGGCCGTTTGAAAAGGTAGCTGACCTTGGCTGCGGGGCAGGCCTTCTCTCTCTCCTTTCGGCAAGCCTTGGGGCCCAGGTACTTGCCGTTGACTTCAACCCCCTTTGTGTGGAGCTCACCCGCAAAAATTTAGCCTTAAATCACCTCGAACACCGGGCTACCGTGTATTGTGAAGACGTAAAAAAACTTGTCCCCTTTGAGGCGGATCTGGTTATTGCTAATCTTTTTAAAGGCCTTTTGCTTGACCTCTTTGGCCTTCCTTCTTTCTGGCAAAATCGCTATTATCTCTTTTCGGGGTTTTCTCCTGCTATGGAGAAAGAACTAAGAGAAGCCCTCTGGCCAAAGGCCAGAATAAAAGGCCGAGAAGAAGAAAACGGCTGGGTAATCTGGTTTGTAGAAAACGAGGTCTAA
- a CDS encoding M48 family metallopeptidase, translated as MLYTDAIYLILAILLFSSWPAEATLPLPEIFLAWFIKEISLLLLAVYKFKRARTARDFISAQTFLKFLAFGCFALDVIILEIPAFIPQEKSFLKDLVGVILFLHYLILVWAVAAFYEKRSPLANISVPAYVLSHLKLLFPFLLPWFLVNALFSLLEGRLPFNQGIYGELFYFVCFLGAIILLMPPLAVKTWECKPFPVSNIRRIIEDYISRERARLGGIYLWETFRGKLLTAGVIGVVPRFRYLLISRGLLATLEEAEVLSVVAHEIGHIKRHHMFWLLTFFVLFSLIIYFAFIPLYLVFLAYFPRPDLLVLWGGENLLLPEALLTIGLAVSVVLYFRFLLGFFLRNFERQADLYCLESLGTAQGLVRAFKKIAAISGHTEDVPSWHHFSIRQRIEFLEAAESDPTLISRHHRKVKLCLVSYLFLAVLLIGLFNRLPAEHLEKRARLNLYYGELLEEARVFGNPEVLALLGHVAYELGREKEALNWYEKALTLKEDPEILNNMAWILATTKDKALKDPKKALSLAQKATAQKLTAIHLDTLAEAWFANGNPQRACLYATLAARRAELAPDFYENLRYYRQQKEKFCHAERTP; from the coding sequence GTGTTATATACCGATGCTATTTACTTGATATTGGCTATTTTGCTTTTCTCAAGCTGGCCAGCTGAGGCTACCCTGCCTTTGCCAGAGATTTTTCTGGCCTGGTTTATAAAAGAAATTTCCCTGCTTCTGCTGGCCGTTTATAAGTTTAAACGTGCTCGTACCGCCAGAGATTTTATTAGTGCTCAAACCTTCTTGAAGTTCCTGGCCTTTGGTTGTTTTGCCCTGGACGTTATAATCTTGGAGATTCCCGCCTTTATTCCTCAGGAAAAAAGCTTTCTTAAGGATTTAGTAGGCGTTATCCTTTTTCTTCACTATCTGATACTTGTTTGGGCTGTAGCCGCTTTTTACGAAAAAAGAAGCCCTCTAGCCAATATTTCTGTTCCCGCCTACGTCCTTTCACACCTTAAGCTTCTTTTCCCCTTTTTGCTGCCCTGGTTTCTGGTAAACGCCCTTTTTAGCCTTCTGGAAGGACGTTTACCTTTCAATCAAGGCATTTACGGAGAGCTCTTTTACTTTGTTTGTTTCCTGGGAGCCATTATTCTTCTCATGCCACCGCTTGCGGTAAAAACCTGGGAATGTAAGCCATTTCCTGTAAGCAATATTAGAAGGATTATCGAAGACTATATCTCGCGGGAAAGGGCCCGCCTGGGAGGTATTTATCTCTGGGAAACCTTTAGAGGCAAGCTTTTGACTGCAGGTGTTATTGGGGTTGTTCCTCGCTTCCGCTATCTTCTGATTTCAAGAGGCCTTCTTGCCACCCTTGAAGAGGCAGAAGTCCTCTCGGTAGTTGCCCACGAAATTGGCCACATTAAGCGGCATCACATGTTCTGGTTGCTTACCTTTTTCGTTCTTTTTAGCCTCATCATCTACTTTGCCTTTATTCCGCTTTATCTTGTTTTTCTTGCCTATTTCCCCCGTCCGGATTTGCTTGTCTTATGGGGTGGTGAGAACCTGCTTTTGCCTGAGGCTCTGCTTACCATTGGGCTGGCGGTAAGTGTAGTGCTTTATTTTCGGTTTTTACTGGGTTTTTTCTTGCGAAATTTTGAACGCCAGGCAGACCTTTATTGCCTGGAAAGTCTCGGCACCGCCCAGGGCCTTGTTCGGGCCTTTAAAAAAATTGCCGCTATCTCCGGACATACCGAAGACGTCCCCAGCTGGCATCACTTCAGCATTAGGCAAAGAATCGAATTTCTTGAGGCCGCTGAAAGTGATCCAACTCTTATAAGCAGGCACCATCGTAAGGTGAAGCTTTGTTTGGTGAGCTATCTTTTCTTGGCTGTGTTGTTGATAGGGCTTTTTAATCGTTTGCCAGCTGAACACCTTGAAAAAAGGGCGAGACTTAACCTCTACTACGGTGAACTCCTGGAAGAAGCCCGGGTTTTTGGGAATCCTGAAGTCCTTGCCTTGCTCGGGCACGTGGCTTACGAGCTCGGACGAGAAAAAGAGGCCTTAAATTGGTATGAAAAGGCCCTCACCCTCAAAGAAGACCCGGAAATTTTGAATAACATGGCCTGGATTTTGGCCACCACCAAGGATAAGGCCTTGAAAGACCCTAAAAAAGCCTTGAGCCTTGCGCAGAAGGCTACGGCCCAAAAACTTACCGCCATCCACCTGGATACCCTGGCCGAGGCCTGGTTTGCCAACGGTAATCCGCAAAGGGCCTGCCTTTACGCCACCCTTGCGGCAAGAAGAGCTGAACTTGCCCCTGACTTTTACGAAAATCTGCGTTATTATCGCCAACAAAAAGAAAAATTTTGCCATGCTGAGAGGACACCATAA
- a CDS encoding TonB-dependent receptor — translation MYFWSLFLALILSMFTASQAKAADNAVSLGEVVVTATKTETPLKDVPASVTVITKKDMEDKHLVTIDKALENEAGVYVRRTKGLMDTLASVTLRGIPYQKRTLILLDGVPINDGYYGGVPWNNLSTYNIDRIEVVRGAYSALWGGNAMGGVVSLFTELPTKLTYWAKGGFGGGESVTQGYRLGLGNRIGDVSFLLGFEKDIDHGYSNSLVLRSPKSGSGTLMGGYPMLDKTGTELKWVVGDKGDNWGRRENYNAALGWTFSPDGFLKLSYQHGWSSYGYGPPHTYVYDPATDEPSFSGNVSLPDGQYVSVKPSNYIYYTGIGRNQTDLWTLNAKNKFGKAETNVTLGYIKRDKYYTTTKTYTKDYYTADGNLAKTKADTFYTDLNSAFDLFANHLLTVGITYRLDKADTKEYDLSFYRDPDSKGDETYRSGGYVGTLGLFAQDKWALRDDLDLFLGLRYDHWWTYNGYSSVDGSYPSRDTGTASPKIALVWNPLQDTTLRLSYGKAFRAPNVYELYRTWVSSWGTTYHANPNLDPEKAYTTELSLTQKLWDGRLNFEASIYSTKLEDLIYRKSVGSDKYYINAGEGRIYGFEAGIKAKPTHWLNLGINYTRNDTKITSNPADPSSEGKRFVKTPPWIWNFNIGIEMPKVTFAFNGHYVGKVYHEEDNSDVAEGVYATSEDYFVADLKTTVYLPTPSWLAGDRLALSLSINNLFDKDYFDYYKAPGRSWFLSLELKR, via the coding sequence ATGTATTTTTGGTCATTGTTCCTGGCTTTGATTTTGTCTATGTTTACGGCCTCTCAGGCCAAGGCCGCGGATAACGCGGTTTCTCTGGGCGAGGTGGTGGTCACCGCTACCAAAACTGAAACACCCCTTAAAGACGTGCCGGCCAGTGTCACGGTAATCACCAAAAAGGACATGGAGGATAAACACCTGGTCACCATAGATAAGGCCCTTGAAAACGAGGCCGGAGTTTATGTGAGACGCACCAAAGGCCTCATGGACACTTTGGCCTCTGTTACCTTGCGAGGTATCCCCTATCAGAAACGCACCCTGATTTTGCTCGACGGAGTTCCCATAAACGACGGCTATTACGGTGGAGTGCCCTGGAACAACTTATCCACCTATAACATAGATCGCATTGAAGTGGTGCGAGGGGCCTATTCGGCGCTTTGGGGTGGAAACGCCATGGGCGGGGTGGTGAGCCTCTTTACCGAATTGCCTACCAAACTCACTTACTGGGCCAAAGGTGGTTTTGGAGGCGGAGAAAGCGTAACTCAGGGGTATCGTCTGGGACTGGGCAATCGTATAGGAGATGTTTCTTTTCTGCTTGGTTTTGAGAAGGATATTGATCATGGGTATTCAAACTCTTTGGTGCTTAGAAGCCCCAAAAGCGGAAGCGGTACTCTTATGGGTGGCTATCCAATGCTTGACAAAACAGGAACCGAGCTCAAGTGGGTAGTAGGTGACAAAGGTGACAACTGGGGCAGACGAGAAAACTATAACGCCGCTTTAGGCTGGACCTTTAGCCCAGATGGCTTTTTGAAGCTCAGCTATCAGCACGGCTGGTCAAGTTACGGCTACGGACCGCCTCATACTTATGTTTACGATCCCGCCACCGATGAGCCTTCTTTTAGTGGAAATGTATCTTTACCTGACGGACAGTATGTTTCCGTAAAACCTTCAAACTATATTTATTATACGGGAATAGGTCGAAACCAAACAGATCTCTGGACATTAAATGCTAAAAATAAATTTGGTAAAGCTGAAACAAATGTTACTTTAGGATATATAAAAAGGGATAAATATTATACTACAACAAAAACATATACTAAAGACTACTACACGGCAGATGGTAATCTTGCTAAGACTAAGGCCGACACCTTCTACACAGATTTAAACAGCGCTTTTGACTTATTTGCTAATCACTTATTAACTGTTGGTATTACATATCGTTTGGATAAAGCAGACACCAAGGAATACGATCTTTCTTTTTATCGGGATCCTGACTCTAAAGGAGATGAAACTTATCGTTCAGGCGGTTATGTAGGCACTTTGGGCCTATTTGCCCAGGATAAATGGGCTTTAAGAGATGATCTTGATTTATTCTTGGGCCTGCGTTACGACCATTGGTGGACTTATAACGGCTATTCCAGCGTTGACGGTTCTTATCCTTCAAGAGATACAGGAACAGCTTCTCCTAAAATAGCTCTGGTCTGGAATCCTCTCCAGGATACTACCCTGCGGCTCTCTTATGGCAAAGCCTTTCGGGCCCCCAATGTATACGAACTTTATCGTACTTGGGTTTCTTCCTGGGGAACTACTTATCACGCTAATCCCAATCTAGACCCAGAAAAAGCATATACCACCGAATTATCTTTAACTCAAAAGCTCTGGGATGGGCGTCTCAATTTTGAAGCAAGTATTTATTCTACCAAGCTTGAAGACCTGATCTATCGCAAAAGTGTTGGCTCGGACAAATACTACATTAATGCTGGAGAAGGCAGAATTTACGGATTTGAAGCTGGGATCAAGGCCAAACCCACTCACTGGCTAAACTTAGGTATAAACTATACAAGAAACGATACTAAAATTACCTCAAACCCGGCAGACCCATCTTCTGAAGGCAAGCGTTTCGTCAAAACTCCACCCTGGATATGGAACTTCAACATTGGAATCGAGATGCCCAAAGTCACTTTTGCTTTTAATGGACACTACGTGGGCAAGGTCTATCATGAAGAAGACAACTCCGACGTGGCAGAAGGTGTTTACGCCACCTCAGAGGATTATTTCGTAGCAGACCTTAAGACCACGGTTTATTTGCCTACACCTTCCTGGTTAGCAGGGGATAGACTCGCCCTTTCCCTTTCAATAAACAACCTATTTGACAAAGATTACTTTGATTACTACAAAGCGCCGGGGCGAAGCTGGTTCCTCTCCCTTGAGCTTAAAAGATAG
- a CDS encoding cobaltochelatase subunit CobN produces MKKVVAAMWNSYIPPLLKAAQAEGLFNLKMWATRKLEDQDVLEAFLQECQEADLIVLYATSEGFWEELAKELKSLYPEKPVIWSGFEAAWWGHSFKGAELGGTVYRYLLYGGEENLKNLVRYLAAQGLGLEVSYGPPKELPWMGIYHPEAPEPFEDLKSYLSWYKPAPEKPWVGLLFSRQYWVNGDLAVENEAIKTLEAQGLNVLPVFAYSLEDKSLGTKGSRGAVEAFFLDKEGRPTIDALIKLIPFFLGTRSRALADTSASTSGVELLKKLNVPVFQPLGLYYQTEEEWRKNPQGLTQEIGWALAMPEFEGVIEPIPIFAVNREEDPETGTLLEERRPIKERIRHLAARIAGWLALKHTPPEDRRLVFVLHNNPCASVEATVGGAANLDALESVVRILRDLKARGYRVENIPENGEALAQEILSRKAISEFRWTTVDEIVKKGGALELISLEQYLRWWREFPEEVRQKIEAAWGRPPGEPKDGVPASMVYKGQIVVTGLRFGNVLVCVQPKRGCAGPRCDGRVCKILHDPDIPPPHQYLATYRYFEDVFGAHAVIHVGTHGNLEFLPGKGAGLSEACFPDLAIGHLPHLYIYNADNPPEGVIAKRRSYAVLVDHMQTVMQEAGLYGELEALSNLLGEYEEARKNHGARAHALEHMIVDSLKKAGLYGEVMEELGEEKDDFLALCRVIHETLNRLKGTQVQDGLHIFGEVPEGERLAKFLRAIVRYDLNENPGWQRAWEDEEIWQALVEGKFDSQLLAKFSDLWARVEDLKARVRASREREALLRALDGGYVPPGPSGLITRGRDDVLPTGRNFYTLDPRRVPTKAAYKVGQRLAEAVIEKYLAEHGKYPENIALYWMANDIMWADGEGMAKILALIGVRPVWLGNGRVKGFEVIPLEELGRPRIDVTIRVSGITRDNFFDCITLVDKAIQAVAMLDEPPEKNFVRKHTLAKLESLKKKFSAKEAKRRATFRLFASKPGTYKAGVNLAVYASAWKDERDLADVFVYWNGYAYGEEAFGQEAHLELAENLKSVSLTFNKTVTDEYDLFGCCSYFGTHGGLTLAARELSGHKIPVYYGDTRDPSKVEVRTLAAEIRRVVKAKLLNPKWIEGMKRHGYRGAGEIAKRIGRVYGWQATTREVDDQIFDDLARTYALNKENRRFFKEHNPWALEEIARRLLEAESRGLWQANPEVLRRLKEAYLEVEAVLEDAMAAGEFGPQGGSVDVITSEEVASWREKMQKLHQ; encoded by the coding sequence ATGAAAAAAGTAGTTGCCGCCATGTGGAACAGTTACATTCCGCCGCTTTTAAAAGCGGCCCAGGCAGAAGGGCTTTTTAACCTCAAGATGTGGGCCACCAGAAAACTGGAAGACCAGGACGTACTTGAGGCCTTTCTCCAAGAATGCCAGGAGGCAGACCTCATCGTCCTCTACGCCACTTCTGAAGGCTTCTGGGAAGAGCTCGCCAAAGAACTGAAAAGTCTTTATCCGGAAAAGCCGGTTATCTGGTCAGGCTTTGAGGCCGCCTGGTGGGGGCATTCTTTCAAAGGGGCAGAGCTTGGCGGCACGGTTTATCGTTATCTTCTCTACGGCGGCGAAGAAAACCTCAAAAACCTGGTGCGTTACCTGGCGGCCCAGGGCCTCGGCCTTGAAGTCTCTTACGGGCCTCCTAAAGAGCTACCCTGGATGGGCATTTATCATCCCGAAGCCCCTGAGCCTTTTGAAGACCTTAAAAGTTATCTTTCTTGGTACAAACCGGCTCCTGAAAAACCCTGGGTAGGGCTTTTGTTTTCACGGCAATATTGGGTTAACGGAGACCTTGCTGTTGAAAACGAAGCAATTAAAACCCTTGAAGCCCAAGGGCTTAATGTGCTTCCAGTTTTTGCTTACAGCCTTGAAGACAAAAGCCTTGGCACAAAAGGTAGCCGCGGGGCGGTTGAGGCCTTCTTTCTTGATAAAGAAGGCCGACCGACCATTGACGCCCTGATCAAGCTCATACCCTTTTTCCTGGGCACGCGCTCCCGGGCCCTTGCCGATACCAGCGCCTCCACCTCAGGGGTTGAGCTCTTGAAAAAACTCAACGTACCGGTGTTTCAACCCCTCGGGCTTTACTACCAAACCGAAGAAGAATGGCGTAAAAACCCCCAGGGTCTTACCCAGGAAATAGGCTGGGCCCTGGCCATGCCCGAATTTGAAGGGGTTATTGAGCCGATTCCCATATTCGCGGTCAACCGTGAGGAAGACCCTGAAACCGGCACCCTTTTAGAAGAACGTCGTCCCATTAAGGAACGCATCAGGCACCTGGCCGCAAGAATCGCCGGCTGGCTGGCCCTTAAGCATACGCCACCTGAAGATCGCCGCCTGGTCTTTGTGCTTCACAATAACCCCTGCGCTTCGGTTGAGGCCACGGTGGGTGGAGCAGCTAACCTTGATGCCCTGGAAAGCGTGGTGCGCATTTTACGCGACCTTAAGGCCAGGGGCTACCGCGTTGAAAATATCCCGGAAAACGGTGAGGCCCTGGCCCAGGAGATACTTAGCCGCAAGGCCATCTCAGAATTTCGCTGGACCACGGTGGATGAAATCGTAAAAAAGGGCGGAGCCCTTGAGCTTATATCTTTAGAACAATACCTGCGCTGGTGGCGAGAGTTTCCCGAAGAAGTGCGCCAGAAGATAGAAGCTGCCTGGGGAAGGCCACCAGGAGAGCCCAAAGACGGTGTGCCCGCGTCCATGGTCTATAAAGGCCAGATCGTAGTTACCGGGCTTCGTTTCGGTAATGTCTTGGTTTGTGTGCAACCCAAACGGGGCTGTGCTGGCCCACGCTGTGACGGCCGGGTCTGCAAAATACTTCACGACCCGGATATCCCGCCGCCGCATCAGTATCTCGCTACCTACCGCTATTTTGAGGATGTTTTTGGAGCCCACGCCGTTATTCACGTGGGTACTCACGGAAACCTTGAGTTTTTGCCTGGCAAGGGAGCCGGGCTCTCTGAGGCCTGTTTTCCAGACCTGGCCATAGGCCACCTGCCGCATCTTTACATCTATAACGCGGACAATCCCCCGGAAGGGGTTATCGCTAAGAGACGTAGCTACGCCGTGCTGGTGGACCACATGCAAACGGTAATGCAAGAGGCCGGGCTTTACGGCGAGCTTGAAGCTCTTTCCAATCTCCTTGGCGAATACGAAGAGGCCAGGAAAAACCACGGCGCAAGGGCCCATGCCCTGGAGCACATGATTGTTGACTCTCTCAAAAAGGCCGGACTCTACGGCGAAGTGATGGAAGAGCTTGGCGAAGAAAAAGACGACTTTTTAGCCCTTTGCCGGGTGATACACGAGACCTTAAACCGCCTTAAAGGGACCCAGGTGCAAGACGGTCTCCACATATTTGGCGAGGTGCCAGAGGGTGAAAGGCTAGCCAAATTTCTGCGGGCCATCGTAAGGTATGACCTTAACGAAAACCCCGGCTGGCAAAGAGCCTGGGAAGACGAAGAAATCTGGCAGGCCCTGGTAGAAGGAAAATTTGATAGCCAACTGCTGGCTAAGTTCTCTGACCTCTGGGCCAGGGTGGAGGACTTAAAGGCCCGCGTTAGGGCCTCAAGGGAACGGGAGGCCCTTTTGCGTGCCCTTGACGGCGGTTATGTGCCGCCAGGGCCTTCGGGCTTAATTACCCGCGGGCGAGACGACGTACTACCCACCGGGCGCAATTTTTACACCCTTGACCCACGCCGGGTGCCTACTAAAGCCGCCTATAAGGTAGGCCAGCGCCTGGCTGAAGCGGTGATTGAAAAATACCTGGCCGAGCACGGAAAATATCCGGAAAACATCGCCCTTTACTGGATGGCCAACGACATCATGTGGGCTGACGGCGAAGGCATGGCCAAGATCCTGGCCTTAATTGGCGTGCGGCCCGTATGGCTCGGAAACGGCCGGGTTAAAGGCTTTGAGGTTATTCCTCTGGAAGAACTCGGCCGTCCGCGCATTGACGTGACCATCAGGGTTTCAGGCATCACCCGGGACAACTTCTTTGACTGTATAACCCTGGTGGATAAGGCTATTCAAGCCGTGGCTATGCTTGATGAGCCACCTGAAAAAAATTTCGTGCGCAAGCATACCCTGGCCAAACTTGAAAGCCTTAAGAAAAAGTTTTCCGCAAAAGAGGCCAAGCGCAGGGCCACTTTCAGGCTCTTTGCCTCAAAGCCCGGCACTTACAAGGCCGGGGTGAACCTTGCAGTCTATGCCTCAGCCTGGAAAGACGAACGAGATTTGGCTGATGTCTTTGTCTATTGGAACGGCTATGCTTACGGCGAAGAAGCCTTTGGCCAGGAGGCCCACCTTGAACTTGCTGAGAACCTAAAAAGCGTATCACTTACCTTTAACAAGACCGTGACCGACGAATACGACCTCTTTGGCTGTTGCAGTTATTTTGGCACCCACGGAGGCTTGACGCTAGCGGCGCGTGAGCTTTCAGGCCACAAAATTCCGGTTTATTACGGGGACACGCGCGACCCCTCCAAGGTTGAAGTGCGCACTCTGGCTGCCGAGATTCGGCGGGTGGTAAAGGCCAAGCTTTTGAACCCTAAGTGGATAGAAGGCATGAAACGCCACGGTTACCGCGGAGCCGGGGAGATAGCCAAACGCATTGGCCGTGTTTATGGCTGGCAGGCCACCACCCGCGAGGTGGACGACCAGATCTTTGACGACCTGGCCCGCACCTATGCCCTGAACAAAGAAAACCGCCGTTTCTTCAAAGAACATAATCCCTGGGCCCTTGAAGAAATAGCCCGTCGCCTCCTTGAGGCTGAAAGCCGCGGCCTCTGGCAGGCCAACCCAGAAGTGCTGCGCCGGCTTAAAGAGGCCTATCTTGAGGTGGAAGCCGTGCTAGAAGACGCCATGGCTGCTGGCGAGTTCGGCCCTCAGGGTGGTTCAGTAGATGTTATCACCAGCGAAGAGGTGGCCAGCTGGCGAGAAAAGATGCAAAAGTTGCATCAGTAA